Below is a genomic region from Longimicrobiaceae bacterium.
GAACGCGTACACCCGGTTGCGGAAGCGCGCGACGATCACCTCGCGATCGCGGTCGATGCTCACGCCGTCGGCCGCGGGGATCGCGTACGCCGCCATCTCCTGCGCGCCGGAGAGCGAGCGCACCTCGCGGGGCCGCCCCAGCGCCTCGGCCTCGGCCGGGCGGGCGCCGAGACCCAGGAAGAGCCCTAGCGCCAGGCCGGCCGCGTCGCGCAGGAAGTCGCGCCGCCCGCTCTCGCGCGCGGAGCACCCGGTGCAGGGATCCTCGGCCGCCGGGCAGCCGTCCTCGCCGTTCATCTTCATCCGTGCATCTCCCGGAAATCGTGTCGAGGTCAGGCGGCCAGGGGCAGGATCGTCCCCAGCAGCAGCGTCGCGAACCACAGGAAGGCGCTGCGCCACGCCGCCCCCCGCAACGACCCCCAGTCCTCCGCGCCCGGACCGCCCGCGGACAGCCGCGACTCCGCGCGCTGCATCATCAGGCCGTTCACGAGGAGGAGGACGAACGCGCCCA
It encodes:
- a CDS encoding Rieske (2Fe-2S) protein, with product MKMNGEDGCPAAEDPCTGCSARESGRRDFLRDAAGLALGLFLGLGARPAEAEALGRPREVRSLSGAQEMAAYAIPAADGVSIDRDREVIVARFRNRVYAFGLSCPHRHTALHWIAGDGRFQCPKHHSVYTPDGTYVSGRATRSMDRYAVTRQGANVVVNTGRLIQQDEDAAAWAAAFVAA